The following are encoded in a window of Sorex araneus isolate mSorAra2 chromosome 11, mSorAra2.pri, whole genome shotgun sequence genomic DNA:
- the LOC101545478 gene encoding interferon-induced protein with tetratricopeptide repeats 3 isoform X3 gives MSEANNSLEQILRQLKCHFTWNLFKEKDIPEDLEERVCEQIESLNPEFKGTMYNLLAYIKHLHGQDEAALECLQQAEESIQQEHCDQAEVRNLVTWGNYAWVNYHLGRLPEAQAYVDKVKQTCEKFSNPFSLDCPELDSEEGWTWLNCGERQNERARVCFEKALEKKPNDPEFSTGLATAKYYLDGKPRKQISDSVLKKAIELNPDNQYVRVLQALKLQKMNKEAEGERMVKEAVEKAPHQNDVLRIAAKFYKNKGDLDKAIELVQRMLESTPNNCYLYHQIACCYWAKVKQVRNEESDADVKREKMDELRKHAKEYLDKAIEKGLSPLYEYSDLTELLEIEDYYEVAFKKELPSRERQHTQHDRDSLGQAAGPAVQCDLEGLPISQTSAEKEKRQIQ, from the exons ATGAG TGAGGCCAACAATTCTCTAGAGCAAATCCTTCGTCAGCTGAAATGTCATTTCACGTGGAACTTATTTAAGGAAAAAGATATCCCAGAGGATCTggaagagagagtgtgtgagcaGATTGAATCTCTAAACCCTGAGTTCAAAGGCACAATGTACAACTTGTTGGCCTACATAAAGCACTTACATGGTCAGGACGAGGCTGCCCTGGAATGCTTACAGCAAGCTGAAGAGTCAATCCAGCAAGAGCACTGTGACCAGGCGGAAGTCAGGAACCTGGTGACCTGGGGAAACTATGCCTGGGTCAACTATCACCTGGGCAGACTCCCAGAGGCGCAGGCTTATGTTGACAAGGTGAAACAAACATGTGAGAAGTTTTCAAATCCTTTCAGTCTTGATTGTCCTGAGCTGGACAGTGAGGAAGGGTGGACATGGCTTAATTGTGGTGAAAGGCAAAATGAAAGAGCCAGGGTTTGCTTTGAGAAGGCTTTGGAAAAGAAACCTAATGACCCAGAATTCTCCACTGGACTGGCAACTGCCAAGTACTATCTGGATGGAAAACCACGGAAGCAAATATCCGACAGTGTTCTAAAGAAGGCCATTGAGCTGAATCCTGACAATCAGTATGTTAGAGTTCTTCAGGCTCTGAAACTgcagaaaatgaacaaagaagcTGAAGGAGAGAGGATGGTCAAGGAGGCAGTGGAGAAAGCTCCTCACCAAAATGATGTTCTTCGCATTGCAgccaaattttataaaaataaaggtgaTCTAGACAAAGCTATTGAACTTGTTCAAAGGATGTTGGAATCCACACCGAACAACTGCTACCTCTATCACCAGATTGCATGCTGCTATTGGGCCAAAGTCAAGCAAGTTCGGAATGAAGAATCTGATGCTGACGTGAAGAGGGAGAAGATGGATGAGCTAAGAAAACACGCAAAAGAGTATTTGGATAAAGCCATTGAGAAGGGCCTGAGTCCTCTCTATGAGTACTCAGATCTCACTGAGCTCCTGGAAATAGAGGACTATTATGAGGTAGCATTCAAGAAAGAGCTGCCTTCCAGGGAGAGACAGCACACTCAACATGACCGTGACTCTCTGGGACAGGCAGCAGGCCCTGCAGTCCAATGTGATTTAGAGGGTTTGCCTATCAGCCAAACATCAGCTGAGAAGGAAAAG
- the LOC101545478 gene encoding interferon-induced protein with tetratricopeptide repeats 3 isoform X1, translated as MSEANNSLEQILRQLKCHFTWNLFKEKDIPEDLEERVCEQIESLNPEFKGTMYNLLAYIKHLHGQDEAALECLQQAEESIQQEHCDQAEVRNLVTWGNYAWVNYHLGRLPEAQAYVDKVKQTCEKFSNPFSLDCPELDSEEGWTWLNCGERQNERARVCFEKALEKKPNDPEFSTGLATAKYYLDGKPRKQISDSVLKKAIELNPDNQYVRVLQALKLQKMNKEAEGERMVKEAVEKAPHQNDVLRIAAKFYKNKGDLDKAIELVQRMLESTPNNCYLYHQIACCYWAKVKQVRNEESDADVKREKMDELRKHAKEYLDKAIEKGLSPLYEYSDLTELLEIEDYYEVAFKKELPSRERQHTQHDRDSLGQAAGPAVQCDLEGLPISQTSAEKEKVNCQQQDTSENQIPPNAPNYWYQQGLIHKMNGELLQAVECFEKELGRLLRNSPSGISRFFLPELEL; from the exons ATGAG TGAGGCCAACAATTCTCTAGAGCAAATCCTTCGTCAGCTGAAATGTCATTTCACGTGGAACTTATTTAAGGAAAAAGATATCCCAGAGGATCTggaagagagagtgtgtgagcaGATTGAATCTCTAAACCCTGAGTTCAAAGGCACAATGTACAACTTGTTGGCCTACATAAAGCACTTACATGGTCAGGACGAGGCTGCCCTGGAATGCTTACAGCAAGCTGAAGAGTCAATCCAGCAAGAGCACTGTGACCAGGCGGAAGTCAGGAACCTGGTGACCTGGGGAAACTATGCCTGGGTCAACTATCACCTGGGCAGACTCCCAGAGGCGCAGGCTTATGTTGACAAGGTGAAACAAACATGTGAGAAGTTTTCAAATCCTTTCAGTCTTGATTGTCCTGAGCTGGACAGTGAGGAAGGGTGGACATGGCTTAATTGTGGTGAAAGGCAAAATGAAAGAGCCAGGGTTTGCTTTGAGAAGGCTTTGGAAAAGAAACCTAATGACCCAGAATTCTCCACTGGACTGGCAACTGCCAAGTACTATCTGGATGGAAAACCACGGAAGCAAATATCCGACAGTGTTCTAAAGAAGGCCATTGAGCTGAATCCTGACAATCAGTATGTTAGAGTTCTTCAGGCTCTGAAACTgcagaaaatgaacaaagaagcTGAAGGAGAGAGGATGGTCAAGGAGGCAGTGGAGAAAGCTCCTCACCAAAATGATGTTCTTCGCATTGCAgccaaattttataaaaataaaggtgaTCTAGACAAAGCTATTGAACTTGTTCAAAGGATGTTGGAATCCACACCGAACAACTGCTACCTCTATCACCAGATTGCATGCTGCTATTGGGCCAAAGTCAAGCAAGTTCGGAATGAAGAATCTGATGCTGACGTGAAGAGGGAGAAGATGGATGAGCTAAGAAAACACGCAAAAGAGTATTTGGATAAAGCCATTGAGAAGGGCCTGAGTCCTCTCTATGAGTACTCAGATCTCACTGAGCTCCTGGAAATAGAGGACTATTATGAGGTAGCATTCAAGAAAGAGCTGCCTTCCAGGGAGAGACAGCACACTCAACATGACCGTGACTCTCTGGGACAGGCAGCAGGCCCTGCAGTCCAATGTGATTTAGAGGGTTTGCCTATCAGCCAAACATCAGCTGAGAAGGAAAAGGTAAATTGTCAACAACAGGACACATCTGAAAATCAGATTCCCCCGAATGCGCCCAATTATTGGTATCAGCAAGGGTTGATCCATAAGATGAACGGAGAACTGCTGCAAGCAGTTGAATGCTTTGAGAAAGAATTGGGCCGCCTGTTGAGGAATAGCCCTTCTGGCATCAGCCGCTTTTTTCTGCCTGAACTCGAGCTTTAA
- the LOC101545478 gene encoding interferon-induced protein with tetratricopeptide repeats 3 isoform X2: MYNLLAYIKHLHGQDEAALECLQQAEESIQQEHCDQAEVRNLVTWGNYAWVNYHLGRLPEAQAYVDKVKQTCEKFSNPFSLDCPELDSEEGWTWLNCGERQNERARVCFEKALEKKPNDPEFSTGLATAKYYLDGKPRKQISDSVLKKAIELNPDNQYVRVLQALKLQKMNKEAEGERMVKEAVEKAPHQNDVLRIAAKFYKNKGDLDKAIELVQRMLESTPNNCYLYHQIACCYWAKVKQVRNEESDADVKREKMDELRKHAKEYLDKAIEKGLSPLYEYSDLTELLEIEDYYEVAFKKELPSRERQHTQHDRDSLGQAAGPAVQCDLEGLPISQTSAEKEKVNCQQQDTSENQIPPNAPNYWYQQGLIHKMNGELLQAVECFEKELGRLLRNSPSGISRFFLPELEL, from the coding sequence ATGTACAACTTGTTGGCCTACATAAAGCACTTACATGGTCAGGACGAGGCTGCCCTGGAATGCTTACAGCAAGCTGAAGAGTCAATCCAGCAAGAGCACTGTGACCAGGCGGAAGTCAGGAACCTGGTGACCTGGGGAAACTATGCCTGGGTCAACTATCACCTGGGCAGACTCCCAGAGGCGCAGGCTTATGTTGACAAGGTGAAACAAACATGTGAGAAGTTTTCAAATCCTTTCAGTCTTGATTGTCCTGAGCTGGACAGTGAGGAAGGGTGGACATGGCTTAATTGTGGTGAAAGGCAAAATGAAAGAGCCAGGGTTTGCTTTGAGAAGGCTTTGGAAAAGAAACCTAATGACCCAGAATTCTCCACTGGACTGGCAACTGCCAAGTACTATCTGGATGGAAAACCACGGAAGCAAATATCCGACAGTGTTCTAAAGAAGGCCATTGAGCTGAATCCTGACAATCAGTATGTTAGAGTTCTTCAGGCTCTGAAACTgcagaaaatgaacaaagaagcTGAAGGAGAGAGGATGGTCAAGGAGGCAGTGGAGAAAGCTCCTCACCAAAATGATGTTCTTCGCATTGCAgccaaattttataaaaataaaggtgaTCTAGACAAAGCTATTGAACTTGTTCAAAGGATGTTGGAATCCACACCGAACAACTGCTACCTCTATCACCAGATTGCATGCTGCTATTGGGCCAAAGTCAAGCAAGTTCGGAATGAAGAATCTGATGCTGACGTGAAGAGGGAGAAGATGGATGAGCTAAGAAAACACGCAAAAGAGTATTTGGATAAAGCCATTGAGAAGGGCCTGAGTCCTCTCTATGAGTACTCAGATCTCACTGAGCTCCTGGAAATAGAGGACTATTATGAGGTAGCATTCAAGAAAGAGCTGCCTTCCAGGGAGAGACAGCACACTCAACATGACCGTGACTCTCTGGGACAGGCAGCAGGCCCTGCAGTCCAATGTGATTTAGAGGGTTTGCCTATCAGCCAAACATCAGCTGAGAAGGAAAAGGTAAATTGTCAACAACAGGACACATCTGAAAATCAGATTCCCCCGAATGCGCCCAATTATTGGTATCAGCAAGGGTTGATCCATAAGATGAACGGAGAACTGCTGCAAGCAGTTGAATGCTTTGAGAAAGAATTGGGCCGCCTGTTGAGGAATAGCCCTTCTGGCATCAGCCGCTTTTTTCTGCCTGAACTCGAGCTTTAA